One window of Dermacentor silvarum isolate Dsil-2018 unplaced genomic scaffold, BIME_Dsil_1.4 Seq3747, whole genome shotgun sequence genomic DNA carries:
- the LOC119435011 gene encoding uncharacterized protein LOC119435011, translating to MQNSRAQEFSLVQMLLPPFWIQNPQVPFRQIKAQIYLDSIMLETARYYHVASVLPTDVAGDLSDVLSTPARTTPYQHLKTKVLERFMPSECTRLQQLLSEADLGDRRPSQLLRRMQQLFGDCNVPTHSTQRCSASF from the coding sequence ATGCAGAACTCACGTGCGCAGGAATTCTCGTTGGTGCAAATGCTCCTCCCACCCTTCTGGATCCAGAACCCGCAAGTTCCGTTTCGCCAGATCAAGGCACAGATCTACCTCGACAGCATTATGTTGGAAACGGCGCGTTACTACCACGTCGCCTCAGTCCTTCCTACTGATGTTGCCGGCGACCTCTCGGATGTCCTCTCCACCCCCGCGCGCACTACACCATATCAGCACCTCAAGACCAAGGTGCTGGAGAGATTCATGCCGTCCGAATGCACCCGCCTTCAGCAGCTGCTTTCCGAGGCGGACCTTGGCGACCGGCGTCCCTCCCAACTACTGCGCCGGATGCAACAGCTTTTCGGGGACTGCAACGTGCCCACCCACTCCACTCAACGATGCTCCGCGAGCTTTTGA